In Pannonibacter sp. XCT-53, the sequence GCCTCGACTACGTGTCCTGCTCGCCGTTCCGCGTGCCGATCGCCCGGCTGGCTGCTGCCCAGGCCGCGCTGAAGAAGGCCTGAGCCGGTGGGCGCGGCGGAAGCCCGTGCAGAGCTGGAGCGTCTGCGGGCCGGTGGCAAGCTGGCCCTGTCGCGGGCCCTGTCGCGCCTTGAGGCGGAAGAGGGCAGCGCCGCGCTGGCGGCGCTGCTCGACCTGGCGGTCGCAACCGGCGCCGGCCATGCGCTTGGCCTCACCGGACCGCCCGGCGTCGGCAAGTCGACGCTGACCAACGCCCTGATCCGCAGCTTCCGGGCGGCCGGCGAGACCGTGGGCGTGCTGGCTGTCGATCCCTCGTCGCGTCTGACCGGCGGTGCCTTGCTGGGGGACCGCACCCGGCTTGCGACGGATCCGGAGGACCAGGGCATCTTCGTGCGGTCGATGGCCGCCCGGGACCGCCTGGGGGGCCTGTCCGATCATGCCATTGCGGCCATCGCGCTGATGCGGGCCGCGCGCCAGCAGGTGATCGTCGAATCCGTCGGCATCGGTCAGTCCGAGGCCGATGTAGCCTTTGCCGTGGACACGCTCGTTCTGTGCATCCAGCCGGGCTCCGGCGACAGCCTGCAGTTCATGAAGGCTGGCGTGATGGAACTGCCCGACATCATCGTGGTGACCAAGGCCGACATGGGCGCTGCGGCGGCCCGCGCGAAGTCGGATGTGGAGGGGGCGCTCAGCCTGTCACGCCTGTCCGCGTCCGGCTGGAAGGTTCCGGTGCTGACGGTCTCTGCCGTGGAGGACACGGGCACGGGCGAGCTGATGCAGGCCATTGCCGCGCACCGCGCCTGGCTTGCCTCGAGCGGGCAGGGGGCCGGACGCCGGGCCCGGCAGCAGACGGACTGGGTGTCGGATTACGTCCTGACGCGCTACGGCCGGGCCGGGGCGAGCCGCATTGATGTGGCCGGTGAACTGGCGGCCGCCGGCGGACCCTTTGCGGCCATGGCCCGGATCCGTGCCGATCTCGACCGGCGTCTCGGCCTCCTCTAGGAAACGCTCTCGCGGACGCCGCCGCCTGCCGTCTGGGCGTCAGGACAGATCCGGACGGGCGTGGGGCGTCCGTGCCGGTGACTCAGCCGGCGCGCAGCCGCCCCGTCGACATCTTGACGCGGCTGTCGATGGCGCCGCTGACGATCATCGGGGCCACCTCCTCGGCCGGCCCCGGCCGGCTGATGAAATAGCCCTGCAGCCGCTCGCAGCCGATCGAGGTCAGGAAGTCCATCTGCTCGGCCGTCTCGATCCCCTCGGCAACGACCGTCATGTCGAGCGCCTCGCCCAGGTCGATGATCGTGCGCAGGATCGCCTGCGCCTGGGCCGAGTCGCCTGCCGGCAGGATGAAGTCCCGGTCGATCTTGAGAATGTCGAAGGGGAAGCGGCGCAGGTAGCTCAGCGACGAGTAGCCGGAGCCGAAGTCGTCCAGCGCGATCTTCACGCCCAGCTCGCGCAGGCGCTTCATCACGTTCAGGACCGCCGCGTCCTTGCCGGCAAAGACCGATTCCGTCACCTCGATCTCCAGCCGCGACGGCGGCAGGTCATAGGAGGCGAGGGTCTCGATCAGCTGGTCGATGAAGCGGGGGTGGCGGAACTGGGTCGGCGAGATGTTGACGGAGATCATCACGTCCGGCCACAGATGCGCATCGCGGCAGGCGCGGCGCAGCACCCACAGGCCAAGGTCGTTGATGAGGCCGGTCTCCTCGGCGATCGGCACGAAGTTGGCCGGACTGATCGGCCCGCGTTCGGGATGGGTCCAGCGCACGAGTGTCTCGACGGCGGTGATCTTTCCCGTCTTCGACGACAGCTGCGGCTGGTAGGCGACGGCGAGTGCATCGTTGTCGATGGCCCGGCGCAGCTCGCGGGCAATGTTGTCGCGGGTCTGGACATATTCCTCCATCGCCGGATCGAAGAACGACCAGCGGCCACGGCCATTGGCCTTGGCGTCATAGAGGGCGATGTCGGCCTTGCGCAGCAGCTCGCCGGCCCCGGTGCCGTCCTGCGGCGCGATGGCCGCGCCCATCGACAGGCTGACGAACAGCTCCGTGCCGGCCACCTTGACGGGGCGGATCAGCTCGTCCTGCACCCGGCTCAGCTGGTATTCGATCAGCGCGCGCGACGAGCACTGGCTCAGCACCATGGCGAACTCGTCGCCCGAGATCCGGGCCAGCAGGCCGGTCGGCGGGACGACCCCGCGCAGCCGTGCCGTTACGGCCCGCAGCACCTCGTCGCCGGCGGCATGGCCGAGCGTGTCGTTGATGTCCTTGAAATGGTCGAGATCGATGTAGACGACCGCCGTCAGGTCGCGCTCGTCGGTCTGGGCTGCCAGCGCCTGCGTCAGCATGCGGGTGAAGAAGTCGCGGTTCGGCAGGCCCGTGAGGCTGTCATGCTGCGAGGCATAGACCGCCTTGGCCTCGCTGCGGGCAAGGCGGCGGGTGGATTGCCGGGCGTAGTTGAGCAGCACCGCGGTGAGCACGGCGATGGCGAGCGCCAGGATCACCATCACCGGCAGCAGCCGGTTGAGCATTGCCGAGCCCGGCTGGGTCGGGTTCCAGTTGAGCCGCACCACGGGCGTGTTGCCGGGATCCTTCAGCAGGATGTCGGCCATGCCGGGCCGCGTGTTGGTGGGCTGCGTCGCCGCGATGCCGTCGAGACCGGCCATTTCGGCGAGCCGGCCGAGGGTCAGGCTGTTGAGCGGCACGAAGCTGACGATCACGGCCGGCGGTTCGCGGTCGGCCCCGATCGTGTGCAGGTCGGGCGCGATGGCGGTGACCGAGAAGTAGTAGGGGGCCGCGTCGATCCGCACCACGCCGGTCTCGAACAGCGAATGGTGGAAGTTGCGGTAGACGGGCTGGAACTTGTAGGTGCCCGACGGCGTCATCACGAAGCTGTTGATGTAGCGTGCCCGCACGCGCGCGATCGGCCCCTTCAGGGCGTTCAGCAGCGCCTCGCTGGCCCAGCCCGTGTCGCCGGAGCGGTCGTAGACGACCAGCACGGAGCGGTCGGAATCAAGGATCAGGCTGCGGCTGTGGCCGTAGCCTTCCGCCAGCCAGGCCGCCACGTGATGGCGCAGCCAGTCGCGGTTTTCCAGTCCCCGTTCGGCCCGGAAGAAGGCGTCATCCCAGACAGCCGCGCCTTCCTGCTGCTTGGCGACCTGGTCGAGCTGGAGCTGGATGGCTTCGCGCAGCAGGTTGCTCTGGCTGGTGACCGCCGCCTCGTCGGTGACCTTCGACGACCACACCAGGATGGCGAACACGAACAGGACCGCCAGGACCACGATGCCGATCACCGGCATGATGATCGTGTTGACGATCCGTCCGTTTCCCGCGTTGGAGTCGAATTCCATCTGCACCCACCCCATCTTGCTCGCGAGACGCTAGCGCAGATGCCTTAATGAAAGGGCGACAGGTTTAGTTAAAAGTCTTCTAATCACTGCTGGTTGAAGTGCCGCAGCGTTTTGCTAGAGAAGCTGCATGCCGCGGAAGCTCAGCTCGGTGCCGCGTGCCACGATGATGTGATCATGCACCTCGATGCCCAGCGGCTTGGCGATCTCGATGATCTGGCGCGTCATCTGGATGTCGGCCCGCGAGGGCGTGGGGTCGCCGGAGGGGTGATTGTGGACGAGGATGAGTGCCGTCGCCGACAGTTCCAGCGCCCGGCGGATGACCTCGCGCGGATAGACCGGAGTATGGTCGACGGTGCCACGCTGCTGCACCTCGTCGGCGATGAGGCCGTTCTTCTTGTCGAGGAACAGGATGCGGAACTCTTCCCGTTCCTCGTGCGAGCTGGCTGCCCGCACATAGTCGATCACCTTGGACCAGGAGGAGAGGGCATCGCGCGTGTTGACCTCGCCCTTCGCATAGCGCTTGGCGACCGCCTGCAGGATCTTGAGATCGTCGGCGACGCGCTGGCCGACCCCCTTGACCTCGATGAGGCGCGCCCGTGGCGCCGCAAGCACGCCGGCGAAGGACCCGAACCGCGCCAGCAGGGCCTTGGCGATCGGCTTGGTGTCCGCCCGCTTGATGGAGGCGAACAGCACCAGCTCCAGCAGCTCGTAATCGGCGAAGCCGTCCGCGCCGTGGTCGCGGAACCGGTCGCGCAGCCGGTCACGATGACCGACATAGTGCGCCGGGGCCGGGGCATCGGAAAATCCGGTGTCATCCTCGGCCATGGCGTCTCCCTTCTGGCTGGGTCGGGGGCGGGGCGTCCCTACCGGTCGAAGCCGGGCCGGTGCAGGCCCTTCGGCGACAGGGTGAAGATCTCGCAGCCCTCGGGCGTGATGCCGATGGAATGCTCGAACTGCGCCGACAGCGAGCGGTCGCGGGTGACGGCGGTCCAGCCATCGCTCAGCACCTTCACCTGCGGCCGGCCGAGGTTCACCATCGGCTCGATGGTGAAGATCATGCCGGGCTTCAGCTCGACGCCCTCGCCGGGCCGGCCGTAGTGCAGGATGTTCGGCGTGTCGTGGAACAGGCGCCCGAGACCGTGGCCGCAGAAGTCGCGCACCACCGAGCAGCGCTCGCGCTCGACGAAGGTCTGGATCGCCGCGCCGATGTCGCCGGTGGTGTTGCCGGGCTTGGCTGCGGCGATGCCCAACATCAGGCTCTCGTAGGTGACCTCGATCAGCCGCTCGGCCGCGCGCTTCAGCTCGCCCACCGGATACATCCGGCTCGAATCGCCATGCCAGCCGTCGACGATGTAGGTGACGTCGATGTTGACGATGTCGCCGTCGCGCAGCGGCTTGTCATTGGGAATGCCGTGGCAGACGACGTGGTTGATCGAGGTGCAGGAGAACTTGGTGTAGCCGCGGTAGTAGAGCGTCGCCGGCAGGGCGTTGTGCTCGCGGCCGAAGGCCTGCACGAAATCGTCGATTTCCTGGGTGGTCACCCCCGGCTTGACGACATCGGCCAGGGCATCGAGACAGGCCGCCGTCACGGCGCCCGCCTTGCGCATGCCGGCAAAGTCATCGGGTCCGTACAGGCGCACCTGGCCGGTGTTCTTGAGGGGAGCCGTCGCCGCGTCGATATAGGTGACCATGTGCGAAGATAATGTCCGTGTCTGTTCGGGCCTCGGCCGTGTCGCGATCCGCCGGGAGGAAAGGCGGAAACGATCTAGGATGCGCCGCCGCATCGTGCGGGCTCCCGGAGAGGTCTCGTCGTTCATGTCATGTGCCGTCGTCTTCCCCGTTAATATGCGCGGTGCCATCGCGCAAGGAAAGAGCTTCCGGGGAGAGGGCGGCATTTTGTTCGCCAGTGCCCGAATGTGCCGTCAGGCTCTTGCGAAGCCGCATCCACGGCGCTAGGTGATGCCGTCTCGCCGCGGACGTGGTGAAACCGGTAGCCACAGCAGACTTAAAATCTGCCGTCTTCTGACATGCGGGTTCGAGTCCCGCCGTCCGCACCAGCCCCGGCCGTCCCCTTGACGGGGCTTGCAGGTCACCGCCCTCGCGCGGTATCGCAAAGTGGGGGAGAGATGTCATGCAGGCATGGACCAACATCCTGGCGAGGGGACTGGCCGCGCTTCCGGTGCTGATGCGCATTGCCTGCGCCCTGGCACTGGTTGTCCTGGCCTATGGGCACCGGCCTGTTGCCCAGACCTCGGCCGTGATCCAGTCGCCGCAGCAGGTCCTGCGGTCCGCAGCCGGCGTCGACCTCTCCGCCTATGTCCTGCCGGATGGCAGCCTGCCGGTCCTGTGCCATGCGCTGGCACCGGACACGCACAATCAGGACAAGGCGGCGCCCGGCCCGGCCTGCGAGGCGTGCCGGCTTTCGGCCTCGGTTGCCCTCCCGTCTCCACCGGCTGGGGTGGCGCAGCCTGTCGCTTCGCCCCCCCGCGTTCTCGACGTCCGGGTCCACGCCGTGCCGGCAAGGTCGGACCCGAGGCAGCCTGGCGATCCGCGCGCGCCACCCCGCCATCTCCTGAACATCTGACACCCTCTCCGCCGCTGATCCGAACCGTGGACTGCCGGCGGCCCGGGCGACCTGGTCGCGCGCGACGCGCCTGACGTGGTGTCGCCGCATTTCCCTTTTCGGTTGACAGGATACACCCATGTTCAAGTCCCTTCTGGCCAGCACCGCCGTGATGGCCCTGCTTTGCCTTCCCGCCGCCGCCCATGGCACCAAGACGCCGCCCGCCCCCGAACAGGTTGGTCACGGGCAGGTTGGTCACGGGCAGGTTGGTCACGGGCAGGTCGGCCACGGCACCCAGAACCAGACCGGTCACGCAGCCCATGCGGCACATGCCGCCCCAGCTGAGGCCGTTGCCGTCACCGGCGATCCGCAGGTCGACATCCCGGTCAAGCTCAAGTCCATCTTCGAGAGCGAGGGCAAGCCTCTCGCCGTTGCGCCGGTGGTTGTCGCCGGAGGCTGGGCGATTGCCGGCTGGACACAGGATGGCCGGGGCGGCCGGGCGCTTCTGAAGCAGAAGGCTGACGGCTGGAGCATTCACCTGTGCAGCGGCGACAGCCTGAAGGATGCAACGGTCCTCCAGCAGATCGGCATTGCGGAACACGATGCCCGAACTCTTGCCGCGAACCTTGCGTCTGCCGAAGCCTCGATCGCACCGGAGACGCTGGCGCTCTTCGCAAGCTTCGAGGGCACCGTCATGGTCGAGGGCGAGGCGCATGGCCACGGGGGTGGACATGCTGGCGGGCA encodes:
- a CDS encoding putative bifunctional diguanylate cyclase/phosphodiesterase, which translates into the protein MEFDSNAGNGRIVNTIIMPVIGIVVLAVLFVFAILVWSSKVTDEAAVTSQSNLLREAIQLQLDQVAKQQEGAAVWDDAFFRAERGLENRDWLRHHVAAWLAEGYGHSRSLILDSDRSVLVVYDRSGDTGWASEALLNALKGPIARVRARYINSFVMTPSGTYKFQPVYRNFHHSLFETGVVRIDAAPYYFSVTAIAPDLHTIGADREPPAVIVSFVPLNSLTLGRLAEMAGLDGIAATQPTNTRPGMADILLKDPGNTPVVRLNWNPTQPGSAMLNRLLPVMVILALAIAVLTAVLLNYARQSTRRLARSEAKAVYASQHDSLTGLPNRDFFTRMLTQALAAQTDERDLTAVVYIDLDHFKDINDTLGHAAGDEVLRAVTARLRGVVPPTGLLARISGDEFAMVLSQCSSRALIEYQLSRVQDELIRPVKVAGTELFVSLSMGAAIAPQDGTGAGELLRKADIALYDAKANGRGRWSFFDPAMEEYVQTRDNIARELRRAIDNDALAVAYQPQLSSKTGKITAVETLVRWTHPERGPISPANFVPIAEETGLINDLGLWVLRRACRDAHLWPDVMISVNISPTQFRHPRFIDQLIETLASYDLPPSRLEIEVTESVFAGKDAAVLNVMKRLRELGVKIALDDFGSGYSSLSYLRRFPFDILKIDRDFILPAGDSAQAQAILRTIIDLGEALDMTVVAEGIETAEQMDFLTSIGCERLQGYFISRPGPAEEVAPMIVSGAIDSRVKMSTGRLRAG
- the meaB gene encoding methylmalonyl Co-A mutase-associated GTPase MeaB, translated to MGAAEARAELERLRAGGKLALSRALSRLEAEEGSAALAALLDLAVATGAGHALGLTGPPGVGKSTLTNALIRSFRAAGETVGVLAVDPSSRLTGGALLGDRTRLATDPEDQGIFVRSMAARDRLGGLSDHAIAAIALMRAARQQVIVESVGIGQSEADVAFAVDTLVLCIQPGSGDSLQFMKAGVMELPDIIVVTKADMGAAAARAKSDVEGALSLSRLSASGWKVPVLTVSAVEDTGTGELMQAIAAHRAWLASSGQGAGRRARQQTDWVSDYVLTRYGRAGASRIDVAGELAAAGGPFAAMARIRADLDRRLGLL
- the radC gene encoding RadC family protein, with product MAEDDTGFSDAPAPAHYVGHRDRLRDRFRDHGADGFADYELLELVLFASIKRADTKPIAKALLARFGSFAGVLAAPRARLIEVKGVGQRVADDLKILQAVAKRYAKGEVNTRDALSSWSKVIDYVRAASSHEEREEFRILFLDKKNGLIADEVQQRGTVDHTPVYPREVIRRALELSATALILVHNHPSGDPTPSRADIQMTRQIIEIAKPLGIEVHDHIIVARGTELSFRGMQLL
- the map gene encoding type I methionyl aminopeptidase; this translates as MVTYIDAATAPLKNTGQVRLYGPDDFAGMRKAGAVTAACLDALADVVKPGVTTQEIDDFVQAFGREHNALPATLYYRGYTKFSCTSINHVVCHGIPNDKPLRDGDIVNIDVTYIVDGWHGDSSRMYPVGELKRAAERLIEVTYESLMLGIAAAKPGNTTGDIGAAIQTFVERERCSVVRDFCGHGLGRLFHDTPNILHYGRPGEGVELKPGMIFTIEPMVNLGRPQVKVLSDGWTAVTRDRSLSAQFEHSIGITPEGCEIFTLSPKGLHRPGFDR
- a CDS encoding copper uptake system-associated protein, giving the protein MFKSLLASTAVMALLCLPAAAHGTKTPPAPEQVGHGQVGHGQVGHGQVGHGTQNQTGHAAHAAHAAPAEAVAVTGDPQVDIPVKLKSIFESEGKPLAVAPVVVAGGWAIAGWTQDGRGGRALLKQKADGWSIHLCSGDSLKDATVLQQIGIAEHDARTLAANLASAEASIAPETLALFASFEGTVMVEGEAHGHGGGHAGGHSGGHSGGHGGAQGAGHGTAPAAAKP